The following coding sequences lie in one Streptomyces sp. NBC_00510 genomic window:
- a CDS encoding DUF1801 domain-containing protein — protein sequence MVRSRAADVDGYLSEVAEDRREALVRLREQCRAELTGFDEVMAYGMPVYERGGTAEIAFAAQKQYISFYLMRGDVRAAFEDRLAGQDMGKGCLRFRKPERMDFDLLRDLLRATAAEPGVSGTGR from the coding sequence GTGGTGCGCAGCAGGGCGGCGGACGTCGACGGCTACCTCTCCGAGGTCGCGGAGGACCGCAGGGAGGCGCTGGTCAGGCTGCGTGAGCAGTGCCGGGCCGAACTGACGGGGTTCGACGAGGTGATGGCGTACGGCATGCCCGTCTACGAGCGCGGGGGCACGGCCGAGATCGCCTTCGCCGCCCAGAAGCAGTACATCTCCTTCTACCTCATGCGCGGCGACGTCCGCGCGGCCTTCGAGGACCGCCTCGCCGGGCAGGACATGGGCAAGGGCTGCCTGCGGTTCCGCAAGCCCGAGCGCATGGACTTCGACCTCCTGCGCGACCTTCTGCGGGCCACCGCGGCCGAGCCCGGGGTGAGCGGGACCGGTAGGTGA
- a CDS encoding beta-galactosidase, producing MPVLRIEGNEFRLGGEPFRIISGGLHYFRVHPGQWRDRLRKARLLGLNTIDTYVPWNLHQPRPHTFRAEDGLDLPAFLELAQDEGLHVLLRPGPYICAEWEGGGLPSWLLATPGIRMRTADPRYLTAVDDYLDRLLPLVVPYLATNGGPVLAVQVENEYGAYGEDPAYLTHLQDKLHQGGVDVPLFTCDQPADLARGSIPGVLGTVNFGSRPAQGLAALREHQGDGPLMCTEFWNGWFDRWGGVHVVRDAASAAADLDEMLSAGASVNLYMFHGGTNFGFTNGANDKHTYRPTITSYDYDAPLDEAGDITRKYLAFRDVLARHTTVSDEPLPEPSKKLNLLGVRLPANAPLLGSADRLGEAVAGPRPLTMEELGQDFGFVLYETALREPGPTLLHFAAIADRAQVFLDGAAVGVLERELHEGALAVTVPAGGATLTVLVENQGRVNYGEGIHDRKGLTGAVTANGSELTGWSSRPLPLDDLSGLTFTTGGPQPVGPAFHRGVFEVEQPADTYLDLTGWTKGNAWINGFALGRHWSRGPQRRLYVPGPVLRPGTNELVVLELHATARATVDLRDTPDLGPTEE from the coding sequence ATGCCCGTACTGCGGATCGAAGGGAACGAATTCCGCCTCGGCGGCGAGCCGTTCCGCATCATCTCCGGTGGCCTGCACTACTTCCGCGTCCACCCCGGCCAGTGGCGTGACCGGCTGCGCAAGGCACGGCTGCTCGGACTCAACACCATCGACACCTACGTGCCGTGGAACCTCCACCAGCCGCGGCCGCACACCTTCCGCGCCGAGGACGGCCTGGACCTGCCGGCCTTCCTGGAACTCGCCCAGGACGAGGGCCTGCACGTGCTGCTGCGCCCCGGCCCGTATATCTGCGCCGAGTGGGAGGGCGGCGGACTGCCGTCCTGGCTGCTGGCCACGCCCGGCATCCGGATGCGCACCGCCGACCCGCGCTACCTGACCGCCGTGGACGACTACCTGGACCGGCTGCTGCCGCTGGTCGTCCCCTACCTCGCCACCAACGGAGGGCCCGTCCTGGCGGTGCAGGTCGAGAACGAGTACGGCGCCTACGGCGAGGACCCCGCCTATCTGACGCACCTTCAGGACAAGTTGCACCAGGGCGGTGTGGACGTGCCGCTGTTCACCTGCGACCAGCCCGCCGACCTCGCCCGCGGCAGCATCCCGGGCGTCCTCGGCACCGTCAACTTCGGCAGCCGTCCCGCGCAGGGCCTGGCCGCGCTGCGCGAGCACCAGGGCGACGGGCCGCTGATGTGCACCGAGTTCTGGAACGGCTGGTTCGACCGCTGGGGCGGTGTGCACGTCGTCCGTGACGCCGCGTCGGCCGCCGCCGACCTCGACGAGATGCTGTCGGCCGGTGCGAGCGTCAACCTGTACATGTTCCACGGCGGCACCAACTTCGGCTTCACCAACGGCGCCAACGACAAGCACACCTACCGTCCCACCATCACCTCCTACGACTACGACGCGCCCCTGGACGAGGCCGGCGACATCACCCGCAAGTACCTCGCCTTCCGCGACGTCCTCGCCCGGCACACCACCGTCTCCGACGAGCCCCTGCCCGAGCCGTCCAAGAAGCTCAACCTCCTCGGCGTCCGGCTCCCCGCGAACGCCCCGCTGCTCGGCTCCGCCGACCGGCTCGGCGAGGCGGTGGCCGGGCCGCGCCCGCTGACCATGGAGGAACTGGGCCAGGACTTCGGCTTCGTCCTGTACGAGACCGCCCTGCGCGAGCCGGGCCCCACCCTGCTGCACTTCGCCGCGATCGCGGACCGGGCACAGGTCTTCCTCGACGGCGCCGCCGTCGGCGTCCTCGAACGCGAACTGCACGAAGGCGCCCTGGCCGTCACCGTGCCGGCCGGCGGAGCGACCCTGACCGTCCTCGTCGAGAACCAGGGCCGCGTCAACTACGGGGAGGGCATCCACGACCGCAAGGGCCTCACCGGCGCGGTCACCGCCAACGGCAGCGAACTGACCGGCTGGAGCAGCAGGCCCCTGCCCCTGGACGACCTGTCGGGCCTGACCTTCACCACCGGCGGCCCGCAGCCGGTGGGGCCCGCGTTCCATCGCGGGGTGTTCGAGGTGGAGCAGCCCGCCGACACCTACCTGGACCTCACCGGCTGGACCAAGGGCAACGCCTGGATCAACGGCTTCGCCCTGGGCCGCCATTGGTCCCGCGGCCCCCAGCGGCGCCTCTACGTCCCCGGCCCGGTCCTTCGGCCCGGCACGAACGAACTCGTCGTCCTCGAACTGCACGCCACCGCCCGCGCGACGGTCGACCTGCGGGACACCCCCGACCTCGGACCGACGGAGGAATGA